Within the Malus sylvestris chromosome 4, drMalSylv7.2, whole genome shotgun sequence genome, the region GTTTTCTAGCCAATGCAATTCCATTGGCAAGGCTGCCATAAGTTGCCACATCGGGGTGAAACCCGTTATCTTTGATTCTCTGAATGATTTTCTTGGCTTCTTCAACCAACCCGAGTCTGCAGTACGCTTCAACCAACATATTCCAGGCAACCAAATCAGCCTTCACCCGAGGATCATTAAGCATCTCATCAAACACCTTGTTTGCCAGCTTCGGCTGACCCGACAAGGCAAACGCTTTCATCAGTGTGGTGTAGCTGATCTTGGTGGGTGCAATTCCTTTCGTTCGCATCTCGTTGAAAAATGCAAGTGCCCCAGCACTGTCATCAACCAGTATGCATCCGTCAATCAAGATGTTATATGAAACCACATCAGGCTCGATCCCCGCATCATCAGCCATTTCTCTAAGCAGCTCCTTGGCCTGGTCTATCTGCAGCTGCTGGCAATAACCCTTGAGAAGAATATTATACGTAATCCGATTTGCAGGCACACCAACTCTTGTCATCTCTGCAAGCACTCGACGAGCACGGTCCATGGAGCCAGCCTTCACAAATGCAGAAATAACAGTTGTATATGTTACATGGTCAGGATGGCTTGCGCTATCATCCTCGTGCCTCAGTGCCTCCAGCATCCGAACTGTGTCAGTAATGCGACCGGCATTCATATAACCCTTCATTAGAGTGGTGTAAATTCTAGAGTCAGAAGTATACGCTGTAGGCAACAATGGCGGCTCCGAATCATTTCCTCTAACCGAATTAGGAAGCAACTTTTCGAAAACATCCCCATTGCTTAGACTCGGATTTGAACTCATCGAATTCAAATTTGAATCCCTTAGAATCTTGCAAAGGTCTCTCCTCCCTTCCCTCATTGCCTGAACCATCTTCTCCGCGGTTTCCAAATCACCAAAACCGACAAGAGCCGCCACAAGTGAGTTCAACGTCGTCATACACAACGCAATGCCCTTGTCAAGAATGCTCTCCAACACGAAAACAAGCAAGTCCTTCCTTCCAGCTCTGGCGCACAGCTTGATCATAACATTGTAGGTGAGCACATCGGGCTTGGCGCCGTACTcaggcatttcatcaaacaccttcAAGAACCTCTTAGTGTCCCCCAAATTGGCACAAGCATTAAGCGCAGCATTGAAGGCTGCCGTGTCCGGCCGCGAGTCCGCCACCAGCTCCGGCTCTGCAAACCGCCGGACACGGCGTGTAACTGAGTAGAAGAGCTTGAGCGCATCGGAAGGCCCGTCATCGGTGGCGGCAGCGAGGCGGCTCACAACAGCGCTCCAGGCCTTGACGTGAGGGAGGTAGCCGGAGCGGAGCATGGACTTGATAATGGATACAGCGTAGCGGGTCTGGCCGGCCTTGGCGGCGGAGACGGCCAACAGGCCGAGGGAGTTAGCATCGAGGTGGCGGAGCTGGCGCTCATTGCGGAGGCGCGTGATGATGGACTGGGCGCGTGTGAGGCCGGAATGAGAGTTCTGGTAAGACAGTTGAGAGAGCAAACGGCTGAGGCAAGTGGGATTGGGTAAGTGGGTAGACTGGGTGTAGGCAATCCAAGCCTCTTCTGTCTTCCTCTGGCGGAGGAGCGTTAGAAGCTTGTGGTCTTCATTGGGCGGCGCTGCGGCGGGTGTAAGAGAGAGGTCGGAAGCTGGGTTGGTGGGGCTGGCGGTGGCGAGAAGGCGAAAGGGGCGCGTGGGGTTGGAGATGGAGGGGAAGTAGGGAGGGGAAGAAACCCAatggagagtgagagagtggtGGGTTACAGGAATTGGGTTGTTAGAGTTGGGGGCTAGCGGGGAAGAAGATGGTGGTTTGAGGTTCATGTTTGGTccatctagagagagagagagagagagagagagagagagagagagagagagagagaggagaagatGAATAATTGGGGAAGGTTGAAGAGactgaaggaggaagaagaagaagaagaagaagataatggAGGTGGAGAAATGAGAGATTTGGGATTGGGAGGGAGTTTTGGGTGAGTGGAAGGGATAGTATGTACGTCCACTATATTTCTATCctcttgtttattttgtgtttgctgctgctgttgctaCTTGCAGATATTTAGATATTCAGATTAGGGACAATTACAGGTTGGTTTCTATTTTTAGCCAGCAACACTGACAGTTGAACAAAATGCTATTTATGTgaccaacaggatcctctctggCTTTTGGCGAATTATTTTGGGAATCAGTAAATCGTATTTtctcatcgtacattgtgcggttattttttgtcaaatattatttgtatttaattttaattaaaaatatttaaaatgatttttgaccgTAGAATCTACGACGAACGGATATGATTCACAGATCCTCGAAATCTTCACAAAGAGAATTCGGAGAGGATCCGGATTCTTTATGTGACGAATTTCTCAGCATACTAGCTAGTATAgaatgttttagatattttaacagttagtttttattttgtattttaaactaaaaatcaaatggttaaaaaATCTGGAGTATCATATTTTTTGGAATACTAACAAGTGGCCATTTACCACAATGATAGAAAAGTGTTGAGTTTTTGTATGACGACGTGAGTTCAAACCCCATCGGTggttaatctaacatttaatataacaaaatctaccatttgacaaaaaatatatatattctggAATACTACAAAAAGTTCTATAAATTTCTAGTTGAAATCAACATATCCTGTTTATTTATTAGTGGCCGAAAGTAAAGGTAATGCTAGAGATACTATCTACTTGAACTATATATTTCAGAACATGTGATGTAGTGGTTGATGGTTGGattctttatttaattatttaaataagaAATTCAATTATCAATCATCAATCATCACATCATGTAATCTACAAAATGTGGTCTAAAAATATAGTTTCTTTAATAATttctgaaaataaataagagtGCACAAAAACGAAATATGATGTGCATAAATTACTCTTCTAAATTTAAGGCAAGGCAAGGtggttttgaaattttaaaatttgcaaACATCACTTGGACTGTTAGAGGTGTGCACAAATACCAACCAAACTAAAATTTTGTcaatttaaaactcaaactccaCTTATTTAGAAATTACGTCTAAATTGATTATATGTTGAACACGAGACAAACAAGAATTTCATTGACTACAACTTGCCTTCAAGCAAATAGAAAATAGGTCTCTcaagtagggatgggcaaatacccattggttatgggtaaccgcgtccatttaaattaaacggttacggttataggtaaccgtttagacaaataaacggttatgggtataaccgtttacccgcgaaatttaaatgggcggttatgggtattaaccacggttataaacgggtaacaatttacccatttattttatatatgtaaaactaacacaaaccatgttctcaatccaataatacttagcacccaataaattagcaaggaattcatcggtcattctctcaataacactactacaggaatgatgattctcatcatcatggaattggccaaattaatttaaattccttgcgggtaaccgtgaaattgacagaaatgtcttctaaacaatttttgtaacccaataatacttagcaaatattatatttaccttcattgataacagttaaaaatatcgtccgtaaactattatttcaattattggaattgtataaggacttaaaaaattaaaatatggaaatgtatgataaatgtacctataacggtgtttaattgtaaaaaaaaattatgacaatttttattttattttcaagttgttaaaaaacatgtagacaggtgaaaaaaaagtaatggttaaaaaaaagaagataaacgggttaaaaatgataaatgggtaaacgggtattaaacggttacggttaaatgggtatgcggttatgggtatggttaatcgtttataaacggttatggatatgggtataaccgtttaggcaattacccaacgggtaaacggttatacggaTATgagtataaacggttatgggtaaattaactgtggttacccgcccgcataaccattgcccatccctactctCAAGCTTTAGCGAATTGAATTTTCTTCTTAAATCATCTTGTACAATAAAGCTTTATAGTTTATAGTAATACTCTATAAGTGAATAACCTCCatgtattcataatttttttttggtcggaCCAGTTATATATAAGAATAAACCTTGCATTATAATGTTACATCTTTCATAGGGGAAAAGAAGCATTGGTTGTTCTGTGTGTATTCATAAAGTTACTTGGAAAGAGAAGCATTAAAAAGAGcactatatacatatatgaacTAACACTAAGCATTAAAAGAGAAACGTAGAATGTAAAGAAATTTTTAGTGTGCCGATCACACGGTCCAGTACATCAAGTGTTATAATAAAGtggttgaattttatttttttcaagtatTCAACCACTTATATTATGAACACTTCATATACCAAAGTCGTATTTCCGACATACCGAAAAGTCTATCAAAATGTATGTCGACTATATTTTATCGGcttgtttattttgtgtttgtTGCTGCTACTTGCAGATATTTAGCTAAAATGGGGACATTTGAGGTTGGTCTCTATTTTTGGTGAGCAATAgggacagtttttttttttttttaagaggtCATTCCTCACATAAGGATGTAATTACTGTTGTTCTTTTAACACAAAGATATATTAACATTAAGAAATGAAGATTAAGCAATGTCACACAGTGACCTACCTATAATACGGTTTGGACTCATTATCCACGAGCTCCGAAATCACAGCATTAGTTGGCACGACTTGACattatttttttgtacaaaCATCATAACTCGAACTCGTCATTCCTTTCATCGTCTCTAGAAACTTTCATTTGATTACCTTTTAGTCATTCgtataaatcaaataaattgatgGTTAATCATTATGAGAATATTACTTGATATCATAAATTGTCGATGTGTTCCACACATGATGGACAATGATCTACAAATAAAATGAACTTTTTAATGACGATCTTTTAAATGAAATAAACTAATGACGGCGGTCAACAAAATTAGCAAAACAAAATACGATTGCAAATGTGTTCAAGATTGAAATCAAAAGTCAGGAATTGGCAAAGCGTCAATCTAAACTTCCATTGCAACCAAAAAGGTAAACTGTGTAATAACGAAAGCCTGTGTCTAGAGCTCAGTAAGAAAATTATTAAAGTCCAACGTATCAATCTAAACTTCCCCTTCCTTTCTTTTGTACAGCTACCtgaaatttcccaacaacctaAAACTTTCCAGGTATTTACACGTCCTACTGATTAGTCGGTCAAAGAAGCCtcttgtttcaccagatttagCTCCCCTTTCAGCAATCAgttccaccaccatcaccagcCACCCGTTCTTTTTGTCTACACCGGCAAAGGCCTACTCCAATAATTACAAATTTACAGTTGAACTG harbors:
- the LOC126619978 gene encoding pentatricopeptide repeat-containing protein At3g09650, chloroplastic is translated as MNLKPPSSSPLAPNSNNPIPVTHHSLTLHWVSSPPYFPSISNPTRPFRLLATASPTNPASDLSLTPAAAPPNEDHKLLTLLRQRKTEEAWIAYTQSTHLPNPTCLSRLLSQLSYQNSHSGLTRAQSIITRLRNERQLRHLDANSLGLLAVSAAKAGQTRYAVSIIKSMLRSGYLPHVKAWSAVVSRLAAATDDGPSDALKLFYSVTRRVRRFAEPELVADSRPDTAAFNAALNACANLGDTKRFLKVFDEMPEYGAKPDVLTYNVMIKLCARAGRKDLLVFVLESILDKGIALCMTTLNSLVAALVGFGDLETAEKMVQAMREGRRDLCKILRDSNLNSMSSNPSLSNGDVFEKLLPNSVRGNDSEPPLLPTAYTSDSRIYTTLMKGYMNAGRITDTVRMLEALRHEDDSASHPDHVTYTTVISAFVKAGSMDRARRVLAEMTRVGVPANRITYNILLKGYCQQLQIDQAKELLREMADDAGIEPDVVSYNILIDGCILVDDSAGALAFFNEMRTKGIAPTKISYTTLMKAFALSGQPKLANKVFDEMLNDPRVKADLVAWNMLVEAYCRLGLVEEAKKIIQRIKDNGFHPDVATYGSLANGIALARKPGEALLLWNEVKERCRVKEEGETSGASDPPTLKPDEGLLDTLADICVRAAFFKKALEIVACMEENGIPPNKTKFTKIYVEMHSRMFTSKHASQARQDRRSERKRAAEAFKFWLGLPNSYYGSEWRLEPIDGDE